A stretch of Pogona vitticeps strain Pit_001003342236 chromosome 5, PviZW2.1, whole genome shotgun sequence DNA encodes these proteins:
- the MED21 gene encoding mediator of RNA polymerase II transcription subunit 21, giving the protein MADRLTQLQDAVNSLADQFCNAIGVLQQCAPPASFNNIQTAINKDQPANPTEEYAQLFAALIARTAKDIDVLIDSLPSEESTATLQAASLYRLEEENHEAAARLEEVVYRGDMLLEKIQSALADIAQSQLKTRSGTVSPCQINSSS; this is encoded by the exons ATGGCGGACCGTCTCACCCAGTTGCAGGACGCGGTGAACTCG CTTGCAGATCAGTTTTGTAATGCTATTGGAGTATTGCAGCAGTGTGCCCCTCCTGCATCTTTCAACAATATACAGACTGCAATAAACAAAGATCAACCTGCTAATCCTACAGAAG AATATGCCCAACTGTTTGCTGCACTAATAGCAAGAACTGCTAAGGATATTGATGTTTTAATAGATTCATTGCCTAGTGAAGAATCTACAGCCACATTACAG GCTGCTAGTCTGTATCGCTTGGAGGAAGAGAACCATGAGGCAGCTGCCCGTCTAGAAGAGGTGGTTTATCGTGGAGATATGCTCTTGGAAAAGATACAAAGTGCTTTAGCTGACATTGCTCAATCACAGCTGAAGACAAGAAGTGGTACAGTCAGCCCATGCCAGATTAACAGCAGCAGTTGA
- the TM7SF3 gene encoding transmembrane 7 superfamily member 3 isoform X1, with the protein MWLPGLLLLLLGLVFRSQAAEESLAAFLIQLSLGKFKNVRLNETVPAEAVLGNIASNVTVIIFQIHTFHQNVTISFDKNPSTNNSGTGVDKGLVSVLRPEQTVCTWYLKTGDANHVLSTVVAYSYAEKDPIPGGCNLEFNLDIDPNIYLEYNMAETHIKFAPANLGYTRGTNPPLCDSGSSQDSRLRLYYDIYQYFLPENDLSEETFVSHMRKMSNVKHIRTNGIKIMTLTSQDKTDLYFSSLPGQGVIYNVIVRDPHWNTSAAYVPVHTYACSLSASTDNCFTSRKLATKIFFTALAVLGLFICFVGHRFWKTGLFFMGFIILAFFFFITITRIPTLNYDADLGLTALAGVIGGILLVAYWWRFGFVILCMLIVGLVLGFFVASTVFFTPLGDYRVFQDDAVFWVTFCCIALMVPIVFVGCPRVLNILTCGIIGSYTIILATACYIYTSLSYIVIDLLRRILHDDFKRAYTSVPFQSNDLILLAVWVLLAVGGITIQLRRERREAPFPPHPYRIWKRERERRVTNILDPSHHVPPLRERLHNKLSQIKDFFRKEQPAGERTPLLL; encoded by the exons ATGTGGCTCCCcggtttgttgctgctgctgctggggctcGTTTTCCGAAGTCAAGCTGCAGAAGAAAGCTTGGCAG CCTTTCTCATTCAGCTTTCTTTGGGGAAATTTAAAAATGTGCGGCTCAATGAAACAGTTCCAGCTGAAGCAGTGCTGGGGAATATTGCCAGCAATGTGACTGTCATCATCTTTCAGATCCATACCTTCCATCAGAATGTGACAATTTCTTTTGATAAG AACCCTTCTACAAACAACTCAGGAACTGGAGTAGACAAAGGGCTGGTTTCTGTCCTCCGACCTGAACAAACTGTGTGTACCTGGTATTTGAAAACTGGGGATGCCAACCATGTGCTGAGCACAGTTGTTGCGTACTCTTATGCTGAAAAAG atCCAATCCCTGGTGGCTGCAACTTGGAATTTAATTTGGACATTGACCCCAATATTTATTTAGAGTATAACATGGCAGAAACACACATCAAATTTGCCCCAGCAAATCTGGGGTACACAAG AGGTACAAACCCACCGTTGTGTGATTCTGGGTCTAGTCAAGATTCCAGGTTGAGGCTATACTATGATATCTATCAGTATTTCCTACCAGAGAATGACTTGTCTGAAGAAACATTTGTGAGTCACATGAGGAAGATGTCTAATGTGAAACATATTAGAACAAATGGCATTAAA ATAATGACCTTAACCAGCCAGGACAAAACTGACTTGTACTTCTCCTCACTCCCGGGACAAGGAGTGATCTACAATGTCATAGTGCGGGATCCACATTGGAACACCTCAGCTGCCTATGTACCTGTTCACACATATGCGTGTAGCCTCTCTGCGTCAACAGATAACTGTTTCACAAGCA GAAAGCTTGCCACCAAAATATTTTTCACTGCACTTGCTGTCCTTGGCCTTTTCATCTGTTTCGTTGGACACAGATTCTGGAAAACAG GTTTATTCTTTATGGGCTTTATCAtcttggctttctttttcttcataacCATTACCAGAATACCTACTCTCAATTATGATG CTGACCTTGGTCTTACAGCACTGGCTGGTGTTATTGGAGGTATCCTCTTGGTGGCCTACTGGTGGAGATTTGGTTTTGTGATTCTCTGCATGTTGATTGTGGGACTTGTGCTGGGATTCTTTGTTGCTTCTACAGTTTTCTTCACTCCTTTAG GAGACTACAGAGTTTTCCAAGATGATGCTGTATTTTGGGTAACTTTCTGTTGCATTGCCTTGATGGTCCCCATCGTATTTGTTGGCTGCCCCAGAGTT CTCAACATCTTGACATGTGGCATAATAGGATCTTATACCATCATCTTGGCTACAGCATGTTACATATATACGAGTCTGTCTTACATTGTCATAGATCTACTTCGGAGGATACTGCATGACGACTTTAAGAGAGCTTACACCAGTGTGCCCTTTCAGTCAAATG ACCTCATCCTCCTGGCAGTCTGGGTGTTGCTAGCAGTAGGAGGAATAACGATACAGCTGCGCCGAGAGAGGCGGGAAGCCCCTTTTCCACCCCATCCCTATCGGATATGGAAGCGTGAAAGAGAACGCAGGGTAACTAACATCCTAGATCCCAGTCATCATGTTCCTCCCCTGAGAGAGAGGCTCCATAATAAGCTGTCTCAGATCAAGGACTTTTTTCGAAAAGAACAGCCGGCAGGAGAAAGAACACCACTGCTCTTGTAA
- the TM7SF3 gene encoding transmembrane 7 superfamily member 3 isoform X2, giving the protein MWLPGLLLLLLGLVFRSQAAEESLAAFLIQLSLGKFKNVRLNETVPAEAVLGNIASNVTVIIFQIHTFHQNVTISFDKNPSTNNSGTGVDKGLVSVLRPEQTVCTWYLKTGDANHVLSTVVAYSYAEKDPIPGGCNLEFNLDIDPNIYLEYNMAETHIKFAPANLGYTRGTNPPLCDSGSSQDSRLRLYYDIYQYFLPENDLSEETFVSHMRKMSNVKHIRTNGIKIMTLTSQDKTDLYFSSLPGQGVIYNVIVRDPHWNTSAAYVPVHTYACSLSASTDNCFTSRKLATKIFFTALAVLGLFICFVGHRFWKTGLFFMGFIILAFFFFITITRIPTLNYDGDYRVFQDDAVFWVTFCCIALMVPIVFVGCPRVLNILTCGIIGSYTIILATACYIYTSLSYIVIDLLRRILHDDFKRAYTSVPFQSNDLILLAVWVLLAVGGITIQLRRERREAPFPPHPYRIWKRERERRVTNILDPSHHVPPLRERLHNKLSQIKDFFRKEQPAGERTPLLL; this is encoded by the exons ATGTGGCTCCCcggtttgttgctgctgctgctggggctcGTTTTCCGAAGTCAAGCTGCAGAAGAAAGCTTGGCAG CCTTTCTCATTCAGCTTTCTTTGGGGAAATTTAAAAATGTGCGGCTCAATGAAACAGTTCCAGCTGAAGCAGTGCTGGGGAATATTGCCAGCAATGTGACTGTCATCATCTTTCAGATCCATACCTTCCATCAGAATGTGACAATTTCTTTTGATAAG AACCCTTCTACAAACAACTCAGGAACTGGAGTAGACAAAGGGCTGGTTTCTGTCCTCCGACCTGAACAAACTGTGTGTACCTGGTATTTGAAAACTGGGGATGCCAACCATGTGCTGAGCACAGTTGTTGCGTACTCTTATGCTGAAAAAG atCCAATCCCTGGTGGCTGCAACTTGGAATTTAATTTGGACATTGACCCCAATATTTATTTAGAGTATAACATGGCAGAAACACACATCAAATTTGCCCCAGCAAATCTGGGGTACACAAG AGGTACAAACCCACCGTTGTGTGATTCTGGGTCTAGTCAAGATTCCAGGTTGAGGCTATACTATGATATCTATCAGTATTTCCTACCAGAGAATGACTTGTCTGAAGAAACATTTGTGAGTCACATGAGGAAGATGTCTAATGTGAAACATATTAGAACAAATGGCATTAAA ATAATGACCTTAACCAGCCAGGACAAAACTGACTTGTACTTCTCCTCACTCCCGGGACAAGGAGTGATCTACAATGTCATAGTGCGGGATCCACATTGGAACACCTCAGCTGCCTATGTACCTGTTCACACATATGCGTGTAGCCTCTCTGCGTCAACAGATAACTGTTTCACAAGCA GAAAGCTTGCCACCAAAATATTTTTCACTGCACTTGCTGTCCTTGGCCTTTTCATCTGTTTCGTTGGACACAGATTCTGGAAAACAG GTTTATTCTTTATGGGCTTTATCAtcttggctttctttttcttcataacCATTACCAGAATACCTACTCTCAATTATGATG GAGACTACAGAGTTTTCCAAGATGATGCTGTATTTTGGGTAACTTTCTGTTGCATTGCCTTGATGGTCCCCATCGTATTTGTTGGCTGCCCCAGAGTT CTCAACATCTTGACATGTGGCATAATAGGATCTTATACCATCATCTTGGCTACAGCATGTTACATATATACGAGTCTGTCTTACATTGTCATAGATCTACTTCGGAGGATACTGCATGACGACTTTAAGAGAGCTTACACCAGTGTGCCCTTTCAGTCAAATG ACCTCATCCTCCTGGCAGTCTGGGTGTTGCTAGCAGTAGGAGGAATAACGATACAGCTGCGCCGAGAGAGGCGGGAAGCCCCTTTTCCACCCCATCCCTATCGGATATGGAAGCGTGAAAGAGAACGCAGGGTAACTAACATCCTAGATCCCAGTCATCATGTTCCTCCCCTGAGAGAGAGGCTCCATAATAAGCTGTCTCAGATCAAGGACTTTTTTCGAAAAGAACAGCCGGCAGGAGAAAGAACACCACTGCTCTTGTAA